A stretch of the Vitis riparia cultivar Riparia Gloire de Montpellier isolate 1030 chromosome 13, EGFV_Vit.rip_1.0, whole genome shotgun sequence genome encodes the following:
- the LOC117927996 gene encoding cucumisin-like yields the protein MGDLPKGDISASTLHTNMLQQVFGSRASEYLLHSYQRSFNGFVAKLTMEEKKKLSGIEGVVSVFPNGKKQLHTTRSWDFMGFPQKVKRTTTESDIIIGMLDTGIWPESASFSDEGFGPQPSKWKGTCQTSSNFTCNNKIIGARYYRTDGKLGPTDIKSPRDSLGHGTHTASTAAGSLVRGASLLGLGSGAARGGVPSARIAVYKICWHDGCPDADILAAFDDAIADGVDIISLSVGGYDPYDYFEDSIAIGAFHSMKNGILTSNSAGNTGPDPATITNFSPWSLSVAASTIDRKFVTKVKLGNNKVYEGVSVNTFEMDDMYPIIYGGDAPNTTGGYDSSYSRYCSEDSLDKSLVDGKIVLCDWLTSGKAAIAAGAVGTVMQDGGYSDSAYIYALPASYLDPRDGGKVHHYLNSTSKPMAIIQKSVEVKDELAPFVVSFSSRGPNPITSDILKPDLTAPGVDILAAWTEASSVTGKEGDTRVVPYNIISGTSMSCPHASAAAAYIKSFHPTWSPAAIKSALMTTAARMSVKTNTDMEFAYGAGHIDPVKAVHPGLIYDAGEANYVNFLCGQGYSTKHLRLITGDKSTCSATMNGTVWDLNYPSFTISTKSGVTVTRIFTRTVTNVGSAVSTYKAILAVPSGLSVKVEPSVLSFKSLGQKKTFTMTVGAAVDKGVISGSLVWDDGIHQVRSPIVAFVSS from the exons ATGGGGGACCTTCCAAAGGGTGATATTTCAGCATCAACTCTTCATACTAACATGCTACAACAAGTGTTTGGCAG TAGAGCATCGGAATATCTGCTCCACAGCTACCAGAGAAGCTTCAATGGGTTTGTCGCAAAGCTGACCatggaggagaagaagaaactcTCTG GGATAGAGGGGGTAGTGTCTGTGTTCccaaatggaaagaagcaaCTCCACACGACAAGGTCATGGGACTTCATGGGCTTCCCCCAAAAAGTTAAAAGAACAACTACTGAAAGCGATATTATTATTGGAATGCTTGACACTGGGATCTGGCCCGAGTCTGCTAGTTTCAGCGACGAAGGATTTGGTCCACAACCAAGCAAATGGAAGGGCACTTGCCAAACCTCATCCAATTTCACTTGCAACAA TAAAATTATAGGAGCTAGATACTATCGAACTGATGGAAAACTAGGGCCAACAGATATTAAATCACCAAGAGATTCACTTGGCCATGGGACACACACTGCATCCACAGCAGCTGGGAGCTTGGTTAGAGGGGCAAGCTTACTAGGCCTTGGCTCAGGAGCAGCTAGAGGAGGGGTTCCCTCAGCCCGCATTGCAGTTTACAAGATATGTTGGCATGATGGTTGTCCCGATGCTGATATCCTTGCAGCGTTTGATGATGCAATTGCGGATGGAGTTGATATTATCTCTCTTTCTGTTGGGGGATATGATCCTTACGATTATTTTGAAGATTCAATTGCAATTGGAGCTTTCCATTCCATGAAGAATGGGATACTTACATCTAACTCTGCTGGCAACACAGGTCCAGATCCTGCCACTATAACAAATTTTTCCCCTTGGTCTCTCTCAGTTGCTGCTAGCACCATTGACAGAAAGTTTGTGACCAAAGTCAAGTTGGGAAACAACAAGGTTTATGAG GGAGTCTCTGTAAATACTTTCGAGATGGATGATATGTACCCTATTATTTATGGTGGAGATGCCCCAAATACTACAGGAGGTTATGATAGTTCTTATTCAAG GTATTGCTCTGAGGACTCCTTGGACAAGTCTTTGGTAGATGGTAAAATTGTACTGTGTGATTGGTTGACTAGTGGGAAGGCAGCCATTGCCGCCGGAGCTGTAGGTACGGTAATGCAAGATGGAGGTTACTCTGATTCTGCCTACATTTACGCGTTACCGGCATCCTACTTGGACCCAAGAGATGGTGGCAAAGTTCATCACTACTTAAATTCAACTAG CAAGCCCATGGCAATTATACAGAAGAGTGTTGAGGTTAAAGATGAATTGGCCCCATTTGtagtttcattttcttcaagGGGCCCCAACCCTATTACAAGTGACATTCTCAAG CCAGACTTAACTGCACCTGGCGTGGACATTCTTGCAGCATGGACAGAAGCTTCATCTGTAACAGGGAAAGAAGGGGATACAAGAGTAGTTCCATACAATATAATTTCTGGGACATCCATGTCTTGTCCACATGCGTCTGCAGCTGCTGCCTACATTAAGTCATTTCACCCAACATGGTCTCCTGCTGCTATTAAGTCTGCTCTAATGACAACTG CTGCTCGCATGAGTGTTAAAACGAACACAGACATGGAGTTTGCATATGGGGCAGGCCATATAGATCCTGTAAAGGCTGTACATCCTGGTTTGATATATGATGCTGGAGAGGCAAATTATGTCAATTTTCTATGCGGGCAAGGCTATAGCACTAAGCACTTGCGGCTTATCACAGGAGATAAAAGCACTTGTTCTGCAACCATGAATGGGACAGTTTGGGATTTAAACTACCCTTCTTTTACTATATCTACTAAGTCTGGGGTAACTGTCACTCGCATTTTCACTAGAACTGTCACTAATGTTGGATCAGCCGTCTCAACTTACAAGGCAATTTTGGCGGTTCCTTCAGGACTTAGTGTCAAAGTTGAACCAAGCGTTCTTTCATTCAAATCCCTTGGCCAGAAGAAGACCTTCACTATGACGGTTGGTGCAGCAGTAGATAAAGGTGTGATATCAGGTTCTTTGGTGTGGGATGATGGGATTCACCAAGTGAGGAGCCCCATTGTGGCTTTTGTCTCTTCCTAA